In Glaciimonas sp. PCH181, a single genomic region encodes these proteins:
- the kdsA gene encoding 3-deoxy-8-phosphooctulonate synthase, whose translation MKLCGFDIGLDQPFFLIAGPCVIESRQMALDTAGQLKEITSALGINFIYKSSFDKANRSSGTSFRGLGMEKGLEILADVKKQIGVPVLTDIHEIDEIKPVSAVVDVLQTPAFLCRQTDFINACAQSGRPVNIKKGQFLGPHDMTNVIDKARAAAREAGLPEDNFMACERGASFGYNNLVSDMRSLAIMRETGCPVVFDATHSVQLPGGQGSTSGGQREFVPVLARAAIAVGISGIFMETHPDPSKAMSDGPNAVPLGRMKELLATLIELDRVVKKNGFLETHFA comes from the coding sequence ATGAAACTGTGCGGCTTTGATATTGGCTTGGATCAGCCATTTTTTCTGATTGCAGGTCCTTGCGTGATTGAATCACGTCAAATGGCACTCGATACCGCCGGTCAATTGAAAGAGATCACCAGCGCGCTGGGTATCAACTTCATTTACAAGTCGTCGTTTGACAAGGCTAACCGTTCTTCAGGCACGTCATTTCGTGGTCTGGGAATGGAAAAAGGTCTTGAGATTTTGGCTGATGTAAAGAAACAAATTGGTGTGCCGGTATTGACTGATATACATGAAATTGACGAGATCAAGCCAGTTTCTGCCGTGGTAGACGTATTGCAAACACCGGCGTTTTTATGTCGTCAAACCGACTTCATCAATGCGTGCGCACAGTCGGGAAGACCGGTAAATATTAAAAAAGGCCAATTTCTGGGGCCGCATGATATGACCAATGTGATCGACAAAGCGCGTGCAGCTGCCCGTGAAGCCGGTTTGCCAGAAGATAACTTTATGGCATGCGAACGCGGCGCGTCGTTTGGATATAACAATCTGGTATCCGATATGCGCTCGCTGGCGATCATGCGCGAAACCGGTTGTCCGGTTGTGTTCGATGCGACGCATTCTGTGCAATTGCCGGGTGGACAGGGCAGTACTTCCGGTGGTCAGCGCGAGTTTGTGCCAGTGCTGGCGCGGGCGGCGATTGCCGTTGGGATTTCTGGCATTTTTATGGAAACCCATCCTGATCCGTCTAAAGCGATGTCGGACGGTCCAAACGCGGTGCCATTGGGCCGGATGAAAGAATTGCTGGCGACTTTGATCGAGTTGGATCGTGTCGTTAAAAAGAATGGTTTTCTGGAAACCCATTTCGCTTGA
- a CDS encoding CTP synthase, whose product MTKFVFVTGGVVSSLGKGIAAASLAAILESRGLKVTLIKLDPYINVDPGTMSPLQHGEVFVTDDGAETDLDLGHYERFITTRMKKVNNFTTGQVYESVIRKERRGEYLGKTVQVIPHITNEIQDYIYRGAEGFDVALVEIGGTVGDIESLPFLEAARQLSLRAGRKAAAFVHLTLVPYLPSAGELKTKPTQHSVQKLREIGILPDALLCRADRPIPDEERAKISLFSNVEMAAVISVWDVDTIYKIPQMLHDQGLDAIICEKLGLSPQPADLTMWTNLVSALENPEHELTIGMVGKYVDLTESYKSLTEALRHAGIHTGSRVNIEYLDSEEIEAKGTQSLSKYDAILVPGGFGKRGVEGKINAARYARENKIPYLGICLGMQVALLEYARNVAGLTLANSTEFDEQTEQPVVALINEWQNHDGKVELRDANSDLGGTMRLGAQTCDIKPGTLASEIYGSTVTERHRHRYEANNHYLDRIEAAGLVVSARTPTEELCEVMELPRTGEHAHPWYVGVQYHPEFKSTPRDGHPLFISFISAALAHQQALAKNPKV is encoded by the coding sequence ATGACCAAGTTTGTATTTGTTACTGGCGGCGTCGTGTCTTCCCTAGGTAAAGGGATTGCCGCCGCTTCCCTCGCCGCGATCCTCGAATCGCGTGGCCTAAAAGTCACCCTCATTAAACTCGATCCGTATATCAACGTTGACCCAGGGACGATGAGTCCGCTCCAACACGGCGAAGTATTTGTTACCGATGATGGGGCAGAAACTGACCTCGATCTCGGCCACTATGAGCGTTTTATTACAACGCGCATGAAGAAGGTGAATAACTTTACGACCGGGCAAGTTTACGAATCCGTGATCCGCAAGGAACGCCGTGGTGAATACCTCGGGAAAACCGTGCAAGTGATTCCGCACATTACCAATGAAATCCAGGATTACATCTATCGCGGCGCCGAAGGGTTTGACGTGGCGTTGGTAGAAATCGGCGGCACAGTTGGTGATATTGAGTCGTTGCCCTTCCTTGAAGCAGCACGTCAATTGAGTTTGCGCGCCGGTCGTAAAGCGGCGGCATTTGTGCATTTGACATTGGTGCCTTACTTACCATCAGCAGGTGAACTAAAAACCAAGCCAACCCAGCATAGCGTACAAAAATTGCGTGAAATCGGTATTTTGCCTGATGCATTGCTGTGCCGCGCCGATCGTCCTATTCCTGACGAAGAGCGGGCGAAGATTTCGCTGTTCTCGAACGTCGAGATGGCTGCCGTCATTTCGGTCTGGGACGTGGATACTATTTATAAAATTCCACAAATGCTGCACGACCAGGGTTTGGACGCAATTATTTGCGAAAAACTCGGCCTGTCGCCGCAGCCAGCCGATTTGACGATGTGGACTAATTTGGTGAGTGCGCTGGAAAATCCAGAGCACGAACTGACGATAGGTATGGTCGGCAAGTACGTCGATCTGACTGAATCGTATAAATCGCTGACTGAGGCTTTGCGTCATGCCGGGATTCATACTGGTTCCCGCGTCAATATTGAATATCTGGATTCAGAAGAAATTGAAGCCAAGGGTACGCAATCGTTATCGAAGTATGACGCGATTCTGGTGCCGGGCGGCTTCGGCAAGCGCGGCGTAGAAGGCAAGATCAACGCTGCACGTTATGCACGGGAAAATAAAATACCTTACCTCGGTATTTGTCTCGGTATGCAAGTCGCCTTGCTTGAATATGCCCGTAACGTTGCTGGTCTGACGTTGGCAAACTCGACTGAATTTGATGAGCAAACCGAACAGCCGGTCGTGGCGCTGATTAACGAATGGCAAAATCACGACGGTAAAGTCGAATTGCGCGATGCTAATTCCGATTTGGGCGGCACCATGCGTTTAGGCGCACAAACCTGCGATATCAAACCGGGCACTCTGGCTTCTGAAATCTACGGCTCGACGGTGACTGAGCGTCATCGTCACCGCTATGAAGCGAACAATCACTATCTGGATCGGATCGAAGCAGCCGGGCTGGTCGTCTCGGCACGCACGCCTACCGAAGAACTATGCGAAGTAATGGAATTGCCGCGCACTGGTGAGCATGCGCATCCCTGGTATGTCGGCGTCCAATATCATCCAGAATTTAAATCGACTCCACGTGATGGACATCCGCTGTTTATCTCGTTTATCTCGGCAGCGTTGGCGCATCAGCAAGCCCTCGCTAAAAATCCTAAGGTATAA
- a CDS encoding MFS transporter, giving the protein MSRLFTDLAGDDGIPAAQRRVAIIVMILVTGMTVLDGSIVNVALPIIARDLNVLPAAAVWIANAYILAGAMTMVAFASLGDVIGFRRLYMGGILLFTISSLGCALSHSLMSLNILRFIQGIGAAAAMSIGPALYRNIFPTRLLGTALGINAMVVASSLAAGPAIGGAMLSVLSWPWLFAVNVPIGIVTLILARRVLPTDHGRGGKFDVAGALLSGLALAAIVLGVDGLSRHDSIGNELIFAAVAILSIVLFIIRQKRAAAPLLPLDIFSSIRFSMAVATSVCSFIGQGIAFIALPFLFQGAYGFSPLMSAALFTPWPVAIMITAPIAGRLADRYSAALLSTCGLAVYTLGLVLLTLLGKHPSVLDILWRAFICGLGFGFFQSPNNRELMTNAPRSRSGAASGVLAIARTFGQSLGAALVAFALAATGTHLASTADTASIDASAVHLSLWIAAASTLLATTISALRIRHGRQTAS; this is encoded by the coding sequence ATGAGCAGACTTTTTACCGATCTCGCAGGAGATGATGGCATCCCCGCCGCCCAACGACGCGTCGCCATTATTGTGATGATATTAGTTACCGGCATGACGGTACTGGATGGCTCCATCGTCAACGTGGCACTACCGATCATTGCCCGCGATTTGAATGTCCTTCCCGCGGCGGCGGTCTGGATCGCCAACGCCTATATTCTGGCCGGGGCCATGACAATGGTGGCGTTTGCCTCGCTTGGCGATGTGATTGGTTTTCGACGCCTGTATATGGGCGGCATTCTGTTATTTACGATTAGTTCGCTTGGCTGCGCTTTGTCGCACTCGCTAATGTCGCTGAATATATTGCGTTTTATACAGGGCATCGGTGCGGCTGCGGCCATGAGCATCGGCCCCGCGCTCTATCGAAATATTTTCCCCACACGTTTACTCGGAACCGCCCTCGGCATTAACGCAATGGTGGTTGCCTCTTCGCTGGCAGCGGGCCCGGCTATCGGCGGCGCAATGCTATCGGTACTGAGCTGGCCCTGGTTATTTGCCGTCAACGTGCCCATCGGTATCGTCACATTGATATTGGCGCGACGTGTATTGCCGACCGATCATGGCCGCGGCGGAAAATTTGATGTCGCCGGTGCACTTTTATCGGGGCTGGCTTTGGCGGCGATTGTTCTTGGGGTCGATGGTTTATCCCGCCATGACAGCATCGGCAATGAATTGATTTTCGCCGCGGTGGCAATCCTGTCGATAGTGTTGTTTATTATTCGCCAAAAACGTGCAGCCGCACCTTTATTACCATTGGATATCTTTTCATCGATCCGTTTTTCGATGGCGGTCGCCACTTCGGTTTGCTCATTTATCGGACAAGGGATTGCATTTATCGCCCTCCCCTTTCTATTTCAAGGTGCTTACGGTTTCAGCCCTCTGATGTCAGCCGCATTATTTACGCCGTGGCCGGTGGCGATCATGATTACCGCCCCCATCGCCGGGCGACTAGCCGATCGTTATTCGGCAGCGTTGCTATCGACGTGCGGGCTGGCCGTGTACACGCTCGGCCTGGTCTTACTGACCTTGCTGGGGAAACATCCTTCAGTGCTAGATATTCTATGGCGTGCATTTATTTGCGGATTAGGTTTTGGATTTTTCCAAAGTCCAAATAATCGAGAACTGATGACGAATGCCCCACGCTCGCGCAGTGGCGCGGCTTCTGGCGTACTGGCAATCGCCCGCACGTTCGGGCAGTCATTAGGCGCAGCGCTGGTGGCTTTTGCGCTGGCGGCAACCGGCACGCATCTCGCTTCAACCGCAGATACCGCATCAATCGATGCCAGCGCCGTGCACTTATCGCTATGGATTGCTGCCGCGTCAACGTTGCTGGCGACAACGATTAGTGCGTTGCGGATTCGTCATGGGCGACAAACAGCAAGCTGA